A single region of the Salicibibacter cibi genome encodes:
- a CDS encoding DNA-3-methyladenine glycosylase, translated as MKKLPRAFFQQPTLEVANALIGKRLVHQQEGDTLVAKIVEVEAYKGPDDRAAHTYGGRRTPRNETMFGEAGHAYVYLIYGIHHCINCVTVGPEYPEGVLLRAAEPLEGLETMAKKRFQRTYNELTQSRRRQLTNGPGKLGQAFGITKERYNGHDLQSDSLFIAEGSKERIVVETSPRIGIDASGEARDYPWRFFEKDHPYVSKRPKPRADG; from the coding sequence ATGAAAAAACTCCCTCGTGCTTTTTTTCAACAACCTACGTTGGAAGTTGCCAATGCACTCATTGGAAAACGTCTCGTCCATCAGCAAGAAGGCGACACACTCGTGGCCAAAATCGTTGAAGTCGAAGCATACAAAGGACCGGACGATCGTGCCGCCCATACATACGGCGGTCGCCGCACACCCAGAAATGAAACAATGTTCGGGGAAGCGGGGCATGCGTATGTTTACCTCATTTATGGCATTCATCACTGTATCAATTGCGTCACCGTGGGACCAGAGTACCCCGAAGGCGTACTGCTCCGCGCAGCAGAACCGTTAGAAGGGCTGGAAACGATGGCAAAAAAACGATTCCAACGCACATATAACGAGCTAACACAGTCCCGGCGACGGCAATTAACCAATGGTCCGGGCAAACTCGGGCAAGCATTCGGCATCACAAAGGAACGATACAACGGACACGATCTTCAAAGCGACTCCCTTTTCATTGCAGAGGGGTCCAAAGAACGCATTGTTGTCGAAACTTCTCCGCGGATCGGCATTGACGCTAGCGGTGAAGCAAGAGACTATCCGTGGCGTTTTTTCGAAAAAGACCACCCTTATGTGTCCAAACGCCCTAAGCCCCGTGCCGACGGATGA